In the genome of Shewanella glacialimarina, one region contains:
- a CDS encoding anaerobic C4-dicarboxylate transporter, whose amino-acid sequence MFYIHMLLLLIVIFVGIRHGGIAFGLLGGLGVSVLAFVFGIAPGTPPVSVMLIILAVVAASATLEATGGLKLLVKFAEKLLRKHPEHIVFLGPLCTYSLTVLVGTGHSVYPLLPVIYDVSYKKGIRPERPLAMATVASQMGITASPIAAAAAVVLATAVDNQLDIGLIDVLMVTIPATLIGLLVACTWSLKRGKDLDKDQEFQARLKDDEFRESLIDPSADQVQTPAAEATAKKGLMVFLLGIFAVIMVAMFSKQVLPDGVSMSVAIQFMMLSVGAVILLATNISPKKVVTSNVFTAGMTAVIIIFGIAWMSDTIIEHHKTYLVSAVSDIVSVYPWTFAIAMFVSSIFLKSQAAVLTIMLPLGFSLGIPAPVLIGVLPACYAYFFFPFYPSDLAAISFDRTGTTHIGKYVLNHSFIIPGFIGVITATLVGYFLSMAIN is encoded by the coding sequence ATGTTTTATATACATATGCTGTTGTTATTAATTGTCATTTTTGTTGGTATACGCCATGGCGGAATCGCCTTTGGCTTGCTGGGTGGGCTAGGTGTTTCGGTACTGGCTTTTGTATTTGGTATAGCACCGGGTACGCCGCCTGTCAGCGTAATGCTGATTATTTTGGCTGTAGTCGCGGCTTCAGCAACATTAGAGGCCACTGGTGGTTTAAAACTGTTGGTCAAGTTTGCTGAAAAGCTGTTACGTAAACACCCTGAACATATCGTCTTTTTAGGTCCCCTGTGTACTTATTCGTTAACTGTACTTGTTGGTACTGGTCACTCTGTTTATCCCCTGCTTCCTGTTATTTATGATGTCTCATACAAGAAAGGTATCCGACCTGAACGGCCATTAGCCATGGCAACAGTTGCCTCACAAATGGGCATTACAGCAAGCCCAATAGCAGCCGCTGCAGCTGTAGTGCTTGCTACTGCGGTAGATAATCAGCTTGATATTGGCTTAATTGATGTATTGATGGTGACTATTCCTGCGACCTTAATCGGTTTGCTGGTGGCGTGTACCTGGAGTTTAAAGCGGGGTAAAGATTTAGATAAAGATCAAGAGTTTCAGGCACGTTTAAAAGATGATGAGTTTCGTGAGTCATTAATCGATCCTAGTGCTGACCAAGTGCAAACTCCAGCCGCAGAGGCAACTGCAAAGAAAGGTTTAATGGTATTTTTACTGGGTATTTTTGCTGTGATCATGGTGGCGATGTTTAGCAAACAAGTGTTACCTGATGGTGTAAGTATGTCGGTAGCGATTCAGTTTATGATGTTATCTGTTGGTGCGGTTATTTTACTCGCCACCAATATATCACCGAAAAAAGTGGTCACCAGTAATGTATTTACCGCAGGTATGACAGCGGTTATCATTATTTTTGGCATAGCATGGATGAGTGACACCATTATAGAGCACCATAAAACCTATTTGGTTAGCGCGGTAAGCGATATTGTCAGTGTTTATCCGTGGACATTTGCGATTGCCATGTTTGTGTCATCGATTTTCTTAAAAAGTCAGGCTGCGGTTTTAACTATTATGCTGCCATTAGGTTTTTCACTGGGGATCCCTGCACCTGTACTAATAGGTGTGCTACCCGCTTGTTATGCTTACTTCTTTTTCCCATTCTATCCAAGTGATTTAGCGGCGATAAGCTTTGACAGAACAGGCACAACTCATATTGGTAAGTATGTACTCAATCACAGCTTTATTATTCCCGGCTTTATTGGCGTGATCACGGCAACCTTGGTTGGTTACTTCCTATCGATGGCGATAAATTAA